GCTCCATGCTGAAGCTTCTGCCGAGTTGGATCAAATCCTCAAGCCCACCATCATCCTCAAATTGATCTACAATTAGTAGATATGAACTCGCGCCTGTGGCTGCCGTTTCGTAAATCTGGAAATCCTCTAGAATCAAGTCCTTCCTAAGAAAGGGGACATCAAATTTCTTTGAAGTCTCATATAGGTAGTGTAGGCTTCCTCGATAATAGACCGGCTCGGTCAAGATGGATATGGCAGCAGCACCGCCTTCAATCATCTGAGAAACCGCCAAATCTAAATTGTAGTAGAAGTGGAATATCTTTGCTGGAGAAGCTGGTTTAAACTCAGCGATAAGCGGAACCCTATCCTTAACATCCTTTAAAGCGTCGAGGATGCTTGGCCTCTCTACTCTCTTACGCGCCTCTTCAGCTAGCTCCTCGAGTTGCCTCTTATCTATACGCCCTTTATCATATTCGATGTGCCTACGCATATCTGCAAAAATCTCAGCTCTTGGCATTCAGAGCCACCCTATGTGAAGCATCGATTATCTCCTGTAGTTTCCTATACCCTCTACCTTCATCCAAAACATTCTTCGCCAATTCAACACCATCTCTAAGATCATCTACCAGGCCGCCAACAAGTAAGGCTCCAGCAGCGTTAACCAGTAGAAAATCTCTTTTCGCATCTAAGATTTCACCTTTAAGAAGTCCGCGGATTATTTCAGCGTTACATCGCGGATCATCTGATGAAGGTGTGATCTCGCTTAGGCGCGCTCTCTTA
The sequence above is a segment of the Nitrososphaerota archaeon genome. Coding sequences within it:
- a CDS encoding indole-3-glycerol-phosphate synthase, whose protein sequence is MPRAEIFADMRRHIEYDKGRIDKRQLEELAEEARKRVERPSILDALKDVKDRVPLIAEFKPASPAKIFHFYYNLDLAVSQMIEGGAAAISILTEPVYYRGSLHYLYETSKKFDVPFLRKDLILEDFQIYETAATGASSYLLIVDQFEDDGGLEDLIQLGRSFSMEPLVEVNSVEDARRVARTSAKLVGINNGEGVDRDLNKTRVLAKEVSADFLVSESGIKSAEDVRFVMQYADGVLVGTAISESGNVKAKVEELCLKNLVKR